The nucleotide sequence TAGCCCTCTAGCTTTTGATGTTTTTCTTTTTCACTCATGCTCTTGCTGGAAATGACGGTATGCGCCTGCATATCGATAGGTTGAATTTCCTTCACTGCCGCGGCGAAGTGATGCAGCTCCTGCTGGTCCACATGCAGCTTGACAGGAGATTGTACCATCGGCTCAGCAGGCGTCGTCTGCGCTGGCATCTCGGTACTGGCCAATGCCCAAGTGCTACCACAAATCAAAGTCGCAGAAGACAAAACACCAACAATAATTTCCTTCTTCATGATCTCTCCCGTTTAGAACACGGCAAAAATAGTGAAGCCAAACCCTAACAAGGATAATCATCCATTGTCAAAACTGAATTGTTAATTGTTATATATCATGAGAATGTTGCAAAAATTTTTATCCCCCAAATTACGCAAACACATGGGCTTGATCGCTCTGGCTGCCGCCATAATGCTGCGTTATCATCGCCCTTTCCTACTGGGAGCAAAGCTGTGACGGAAAACTTTCACCCGCGGCGCAGTGTATTTCTTCTCGGCAGCCTCAGCGCCTTCGGCGCGCTTTCCATCGACATGTACCTGCCCAGTTTGCCGACACTACAACAGCATTTTCAGGTCAACCAACTTGCCATTCAGCTTACCCTAGCCGCTTTTTTTCTCGGATTTTCTGGGGGCCAAGCGATCCTCGGTCCCATCAGCGATCGTTTCGGCCGCCGCCCTCCTCTGCTACTCGCGCTGGCGCTCTATATGGCCGCTTCCATTGCCTGCGCTTTTGCTCCCAGCGCCGCCTGGTTGGCGTTCTTTCGCCTGCTGCAGGGCATCGGGGCGTGCTCAGGGCCGGTCATTGGCCGCGCATTGGTACGCGATCTCTTCCCGCCGCAGGACGCCAGCCACGTCTTTGCACGGATGATTCTGGTCATGGGGGTGGCTCCCATTTTTGCACCCCTCCTTGGCGGCTATCTGCTCCTCTGGTCTGGCTGGCAAGCAATCTTCGTCCTGCTGGCGGTCCTCGGGCTCCTGAGCCTGCTGGCCAGCGCCCTGCTCCTGCCTGCCGGCCATCGCGGAGATCCCGCGCATTCGCTCCACCTGTATGCCATTGTCGCGCGCTTCTGGACCCTGCTTCGTGATCCGCGCTTTCGTCCCTACGCCATCATTCTCGCCGCGAGTTTTTCCGGCATGTTTGCCTACATCGCCGGTTCCCCTTTCGTATTCATCGAGTTACACAAAGTGCCAGCGCATGATTTTGGTTGGATCTTTGGCTTCAATGCCCTGGGCCTGATCCTTCTCTCGCAGTTCAATCGCTTTCTGCACCGACGTTATTCTTCGCGTTCTTTGTTACGGACGACCCTATTCATTCAATTCGGCGCCGCAGTGTTCCTGCTTTTTGCCAGTCTCCTACCACAAACGGGCCTTGCAGGCCTCATCGTGCCGCTGTTCTTCTATGTCGCCTCGATTGGTCTGGTTTCCCCGAACAGCAGCGCCTTGGCCATGCAAGAGCAAGGAAAACAGGCGGGCACCGCTTCCGCCCTGCTTGGCAGCCTGCAATTCGCCAGCGCTGCCGTCGCTGCCATGGGCGTCGGCTTGATCGACATCCCCAGCGCCCTGCCCATGGCCCTAGTGATACTCCTATGCGCGACGATTGCGGCATCCGCTGGGCTAACCCTGCGCAAATCCGCTCATTTTCCCGGGTAGCGTGGGCCCCGGACAACAAAAGAGGCGCCGCAGCGCCTCTTTTTCACCACGCTACTTCAGTCATTCGGCATGGCCGAGATAAACGCAGCGGGCACCGGATTCATCCCCAGAGCGTAGCGTAGGGTGGCAAAATGCATCGCCTCGTCACCTTCGATGTTGGCTGCGGCGTGGGCCAGCTCGGGATTGCTGAACTGTTTCACCGCCCCCAAATACGCTTTGGCGGCGCCGATTTCCAAGCCTGCGGCAAAATGCAGCACATCGGCCTGATCCTTCAACTTGTCGACAGGGAAACCCCACGCCTTGGCCAAATCACCCATGGGAGCGGTAAGCGGTAGCTTTGCCGCGACTGGCTTACCACCCATCTTCCGGATCGTCTCAGCGAGTACGTCCGCATGCGCTTCATGATCCTTCTGGAATTCCAGGGCCAGTTTGAGTGGACCTGGCTTCAGCAGCTTACTGTCGGCACCCACCTGGTACGCCGCAATCGCCTGATGTTCGGCATTCAAGGCAAAATTGAGGATACCCAGATCGTGGCTTTCACTGTTCGCAGACATCCCAGCGGCCCGCGCCGTAGCTGGCAAAACCAGATTT is from Acidithiobacillus sp. AMEEHan and encodes:
- a CDS encoding DUF4168 domain-containing protein, whose protein sequence is MKKEIIVGVLSSATLICGSTWALASTEMPAQTTPAEPMVQSPVKLHVDQQELHHFAAAVKEIQPIDMQAHTVISSKSMSEKEKHQKLEGYDKQITAILAQHQLTPTKYEALLKKAETDPAFAKRTEAALHGLG
- a CDS encoding Bcr/CflA family multidrug efflux MFS transporter, coding for MTENFHPRRSVFLLGSLSAFGALSIDMYLPSLPTLQQHFQVNQLAIQLTLAAFFLGFSGGQAILGPISDRFGRRPPLLLALALYMAASIACAFAPSAAWLAFFRLLQGIGACSGPVIGRALVRDLFPPQDASHVFARMILVMGVAPIFAPLLGGYLLLWSGWQAIFVLLAVLGLLSLLASALLLPAGHRGDPAHSLHLYAIVARFWTLLRDPRFRPYAIILAASFSGMFAYIAGSPFVFIELHKVPAHDFGWIFGFNALGLILLSQFNRFLHRRYSSRSLLRTTLFIQFGAAVFLLFASLLPQTGLAGLIVPLFFYVASIGLVSPNSSALAMQEQGKQAGTASALLGSLQFASAAVAAMGVGLIDIPSALPMALVILLCATIAASAGLTLRKSAHFPG
- a CDS encoding ferritin-like domain-containing protein, with the protein product MQKNEQDGANRRDFLKKSALFGLGLAAAGNLVLPATARAAGMSANSESHDLGILNFALNAEHQAIAAYQVGADSKLLKPGPLKLALEFQKDHEAHADVLAETIRKMGGKPVAAKLPLTAPMGDLAKAWGFPVDKLKDQADVLHFAAGLEIGAAKAYLGAVKQFSNPELAHAAANIEGDEAMHFATLRYALGMNPVPAAFISAMPND